The Actinomycetota bacterium genome has a segment encoding these proteins:
- a CDS encoding protein kinase, with the protein MAPDEQPRRIADRYELTDRIGRGGSGVVWRGRDTLLGRRVAIKQIEVPRDLPQDEREGARQRVIREARAAAQLNHRGATTVYDVVEEDAVAYIVMELVTAPTLADIIEHGGPLEPRRAGQIGLAVLDVLEVAHSQGIVHRDVKPSNVMVPDEGPVKLTDFGIASLTDDARLTTSGVVLGSPAFMAPEQATGEDAGPATDLWGLGATLYYAVEDAAPFERGHAIATLHAVVHEPHRPMQRAGPLQPVIEHLLSKDPRDRPDAGQLRSRLQSALGGAADSVPTPAVARTAARESDQPTERLTAVDDEPGADTDPEVARDDVDDVVMVTDTSPDRPSPVGDRRTVLAVLIVVLLAAAAIAWLLTRAGPSPVAGGPDEQTLTTAPATPATTPPDEAAAAPGEQRSPQERQSPQQAQSPDQPTDDGDTERPVPDDWERHTPDGSPYTVAYPPGWDIRPRSGNRTDYVDPSSGAYLRVDWTDDPAGDPYADWQAYSQQFAAAHEGYRQLRLERSTYKGYDAAVWEYVYREGGVRLHAVNLNVTTGQRGYALNFQTHAEDWEELSGLFPVMKSGFEPHA; encoded by the coding sequence ATGGCCCCCGACGAACAACCGCGCCGCATCGCCGACCGCTACGAGCTCACCGACCGGATCGGACGCGGCGGCTCCGGTGTGGTGTGGCGCGGGCGCGACACCCTCCTCGGCAGACGCGTCGCCATCAAGCAGATCGAGGTGCCCAGGGACCTGCCCCAGGACGAACGCGAGGGCGCCCGCCAGCGCGTGATCCGAGAAGCGCGAGCGGCGGCGCAGCTCAACCACCGTGGCGCCACGACCGTCTACGACGTGGTCGAGGAGGACGCCGTCGCATACATCGTGATGGAACTGGTGACCGCGCCGACCTTGGCCGACATCATCGAGCACGGCGGCCCCCTCGAGCCGCGCCGCGCCGGGCAGATCGGCCTGGCCGTCCTCGACGTCCTCGAGGTCGCCCACAGCCAGGGCATCGTCCACCGCGACGTCAAGCCCAGCAACGTGATGGTCCCCGACGAGGGCCCGGTCAAGCTGACCGACTTCGGGATCGCGTCTCTGACCGACGACGCGCGGCTGACCACGTCCGGGGTCGTGTTGGGATCGCCGGCCTTCATGGCACCCGAGCAGGCCACCGGCGAGGACGCCGGGCCCGCCACCGACCTGTGGGGACTCGGTGCGACGCTGTACTACGCGGTCGAGGACGCCGCGCCGTTCGAACGCGGCCACGCGATCGCGACCCTGCACGCCGTCGTGCACGAGCCCCACCGGCCGATGCAGCGCGCAGGACCGCTGCAACCGGTGATCGAGCACCTGCTCTCCAAGGACCCGCGCGACCGGCCGGATGCGGGGCAGCTGCGATCGCGGTTGCAGTCGGCGTTGGGTGGGGCGGCTGACAGCGTGCCGACGCCAGCGGTGGCACGCACAGCCGCCCGCGAGTCCGACCAACCGACCGAACGCCTGACTGCCGTCGACGACGAGCCGGGCGCGGACACCGACCCGGAAGTCGCCAGGGACGACGTCGACGACGTCGTCATGGTGACGGACACATCTCCGGATCGGCCCTCGCCGGTCGGCGACCGGCGGACGGTGCTGGCGGTGCTCATCGTCGTGTTGCTCGCCGCGGCGGCGATCGCGTGGCTGTTGACACGCGCCGGACCGTCCCCGGTCGCCGGCGGGCCCGACGAGCAGACGCTGACCACAGCACCGGCCACGCCCGCCACCACGCCACCCGACGAGGCGGCCGCCGCCCCTGGCGAGCAACGCTCGCCACAGGAGAGGCAGTCGCCGCAGCAGGCGCAGTCGCCAGACCAGCCGACCGACGACGGCGACACCGAACGGCCGGTCCCAGACGACTGGGAACGGCACACGCCCGACGGCAGTCCCTACACCGTGGCGTACCCACCGGGATGGGACATCAGGCCGCGGAGCGGGAACCGCACCGACTACGTCGACCCCAGCAGCGGTGCGTACCTGCGCGTCGACTGGACCGACGATCCGGCGGGCGACCCCTACGCGGACTGGCAGGCGTACTCGCAGCAGTTCGCCGCCGCACATGAGGGCTACCGCCAGCTGCGGCTGGAGCGCTCGACGTACAAGGGGTACGACGCCGCCGTGTGGGAGTACGTCTACCGCGAGGGTGGCGTGCGTCTGCATGCGGTCAACCTCAACGTCACGACCGGACAGCGCGGCTACGCCTTGAACTTCCAGACGCACGCCGAGGACTGGGAGGAGCTGTCCGGCCTGTTCCCGGTGATGAAGTCGGGGTTCGAACCGCACGCTTGA
- a CDS encoding cyclopropane-fatty-acyl-phospholipid synthase family protein → MRSRDVAAAAFGSRARAIVERIHRRVAAATGQQWPIRLWDGTQLGPDDAPFRLVLRRPSALRALLPPSDVAAGEAYVAGDVDVEGDLVAALHAAATTQRQQLPLSTSAALAVDRFRLPPPPARGDRRIRLRGRAHSLARDRAAVRAHYDVGNDFYAVFLDRSLVYSCAYFADPDEPLDVAQERKLDLICRKLALRSGDRFLDIGCGWGSLVSHAARHYGVHATGVTISQGQFDLGRERIRRAGLADRVELVLGDYREIRGQFDAVASVGMFEHVGPDELEEYFSRCFALTARSGRFLNHGITTGGRGVVRDFTRDTDTFLARYVFPDGGLVPAWEAVRHTERAGFELIDVEQLRPHYELTLHKWVRRLEANHDDAVGVASEAVYRIWRVYMAAAAVGFATNELGVVQVLGGKDVSVPLGRRWMLPTTPDQMSAAQVAADAGA, encoded by the coding sequence ATGCGTTCACGTGATGTCGCGGCGGCCGCCTTCGGGTCGCGAGCGCGGGCGATCGTCGAGCGCATCCACCGCCGGGTCGCTGCCGCGACTGGCCAGCAGTGGCCGATCCGCCTGTGGGACGGCACCCAACTGGGGCCCGACGACGCGCCGTTCCGGCTGGTCTTGCGCCGCCCGTCGGCGCTGCGTGCGTTGCTCCCCCCCAGTGACGTCGCTGCGGGTGAGGCCTACGTCGCCGGCGACGTGGATGTCGAAGGCGATCTGGTCGCGGCACTGCACGCGGCGGCGACGACCCAGAGGCAACAGCTGCCGTTGTCGACGAGCGCTGCTCTGGCCGTCGATCGGTTCCGGCTTCCGCCCCCGCCTGCTCGCGGTGATCGGCGGATCAGGCTCCGCGGGCGGGCTCACTCGCTCGCCCGCGACCGGGCGGCGGTCCGTGCCCACTACGACGTCGGCAACGACTTCTACGCCGTGTTCCTCGACCGCAGCCTGGTCTACTCCTGCGCCTACTTCGCTGACCCGGATGAGCCGCTCGACGTCGCCCAGGAACGCAAGCTCGACCTGATCTGCCGGAAGCTGGCGCTGCGGTCCGGTGACCGTTTCCTCGATATCGGGTGCGGCTGGGGATCGCTCGTGTCGCACGCCGCCCGCCACTACGGCGTGCACGCCACCGGTGTGACGATCTCGCAGGGCCAGTTCGACCTCGGGCGGGAACGCATCCGGCGGGCCGGACTCGCCGACCGGGTGGAGCTCGTGCTCGGCGACTACCGCGAGATCCGCGGCCAGTTCGACGCCGTCGCGTCGGTGGGGATGTTCGAACACGTCGGCCCGGACGAGCTCGAGGAGTACTTCTCGCGGTGCTTCGCGCTGACGGCCCGCTCCGGACGGTTCCTCAACCACGGCATCACCACCGGTGGCCGGGGGGTCGTCCGCGACTTCACCCGAGACACCGACACGTTCCTCGCCCGGTACGTCTTCCCCGACGGCGGGCTGGTGCCCGCCTGGGAGGCCGTGCGCCACACCGAGCGCGCCGGGTTCGAGCTGATCGACGTCGAGCAGCTCCGCCCGCACTACGAGTTGACGCTCCACAAGTGGGTGCGGCGGCTGGAGGCCAACCACGACGACGCGGTCGGCGTCGCCAGCGAAGCCGTCTACCGCATCTGGCGGGTCTACATGGCGGCGGCCGCGGTCGGCTTCGCGACCAACGAACTGGGGGTGGTCCAGGTCCTGGGCGGCAAAGATGTCAGCGTCCCGCTCGGTCGCCGGTGGATGCTGCCGACCACGCCCGACCAGATGTCGGCCGCACAGGTGGCGGCGGACGCCGGCGCGTGA
- a CDS encoding DUF763 domain-containing protein, with protein MRTGHADLPLHGGRAPRWLFERMSALAREMTVAIAAEEGPHGLLRRVSDPIWFQAFGCVLGFDWHSSGLTTTVCGALKAAVRGVPGLGLTVAGGKGRTSRRTPAEIELTCERLGRDPAPLVLASRLAAKVDSAAVQDGFGLYHHTFLFADDGAWAVVQQGKNDATDMARRYHWYQPRRFDADPHAAVAGERSAGQVLNLVAAEAEANRTVSVALAREGPDPVVRDLRRLRSLQLPRHHHVRVADLHPDRLERILLGAYEAQPADFTALLAVAGVGAKGLRALALVAELTYGEPTSVRDPVSYSFAHGGKDRTPYPVDRATYDNTIASLKGAVREAKVGRGEKVQALKRLARVEAAAPPG; from the coding sequence ATGCGAACCGGACACGCCGACCTCCCGCTGCACGGAGGAAGAGCGCCCCGGTGGCTGTTCGAGCGGATGTCGGCGCTGGCCCGGGAGATGACGGTGGCGATCGCCGCCGAGGAGGGACCGCACGGTCTGCTGCGCCGCGTCTCCGACCCGATCTGGTTCCAGGCGTTCGGGTGCGTGCTCGGCTTCGACTGGCACTCCAGCGGCCTGACCACCACGGTGTGCGGGGCGTTGAAGGCCGCCGTGCGGGGCGTCCCCGGGCTCGGGCTGACGGTCGCAGGGGGGAAGGGTCGCACGTCGCGGCGGACGCCCGCCGAGATCGAGTTGACCTGCGAGCGGCTCGGCCGCGACCCCGCCCCGCTGGTGCTGGCCAGCCGTCTCGCCGCCAAGGTCGACTCGGCAGCGGTGCAAGACGGCTTCGGGCTGTACCACCACACCTTCCTCTTCGCCGACGACGGGGCGTGGGCGGTGGTGCAGCAGGGCAAGAACGACGCCACGGACATGGCGCGCCGCTACCACTGGTACCAGCCGCGACGGTTCGACGCCGACCCGCACGCGGCGGTGGCCGGGGAGCGCTCGGCCGGGCAGGTGCTCAACCTGGTCGCTGCGGAGGCGGAGGCCAACCGCACGGTCTCGGTCGCGCTGGCCAGGGAGGGCCCCGACCCGGTGGTGCGCGATCTGCGTCGGTTGCGCAGCCTGCAGCTGCCACGTCACCATCACGTCCGGGTGGCCGACCTGCACCCCGACCGGCTCGAGCGCATCCTGCTCGGCGCCTACGAGGCTCAGCCCGCCGACTTCACGGCGCTGCTGGCCGTTGCTGGGGTCGGCGCGAAGGGGTTGCGGGCGCTCGCGCTGGTGGCGGAGCTGACCTACGGAGAGCCGACCTCCGTCCGCGACCCCGTGTCGTACTCGTTCGCGCACGGGGGGAAGGACCGCACCCCCTACCCGGTCGATCGCGCGACGTACGACAACACGATCGCATCGCTGAAGGGTGCGGTGCGCGAGGCCAAGGTCGGGCGGGGCGAGAAGGTGCAGGCCCTCAAGCGTCTGGCGCGGGTGGAAGCCGCCGCCCCCCCGGGCTGA
- the ppc gene encoding phosphoenolpyruvate carboxylase, with the protein MSDVRSIPADRDAALRADIRRLGTLLGETLVRQEGGELLDLVEHVRTLSKTLRTDGRGADPGELESLLAEVDLPTTIRLVRAFTAYFHLANVAEQTHRVDELTARTEHRGWLQATIRRIQEADLDDKLVADVVARLELRPVFTAHPTEASRRSILTKVRRVADLLTERNDPRATPLDHDRIDRRLAEVIEMLWQTDELRLERPDPVDEARAVIYYFDELFSHVVPDLFDEVSHQLLRLGIELEPDAVPIRFGTWVGGDRDGNPNVTPEVTSEVLRVQADHAVRNLLSAVQDLATDLSTSVRIADVTDELRASLAEDRGYLPEVYDRFVHLNREEPYRLKCSYIHHRLTNTRQRILERRAPGRDEYTNADQLLAELRIMYDSLLANRGQLIARGSLARLMRMVAAFRLNLAIMDVREHAAKHHAAVASLYARLGQPYESLDPQARGGLLADELRSRRPLAAPTTRLPGEQGRTLATFTTIRRALDEGEPAIESYIVSMVESVGDLLAAVVLAREGGLVDLDAGIARIGFVPLLETPESLAAAGDLLDALLRIEPYRELVRLRGDLQEVMLGYSDSSKLGGITTSRWELHKAQRRLRDAADRHGVALRIFHGRGGSVGRGGGPTSEAILAQPPGTVDGRIKITEQGEVIADKYGLSDLARRNLEVTMAATLEGSLLHREALNPPEALRRWDTAMDVISQAAYDAYRALVELPRFAEYFRTSTPVEELAELNIGSRPARRRGGTGLEELRAIPWVFGWTQSRQIIPAWFGVGSGLAAARAEGLDATIDDMRRDWQFMRMFISDVEMTLVKTDLDVARRYVERLVDPELHHIFERIVDEYERTVRQVLLTTGEDELLAGHPVLRRTLDVRDAYLDPLSYLQVALLARYRRDGEPDPQLRRALLLTMNGIAAGMRNTG; encoded by the coding sequence GTGAGCGACGTTCGCAGCATCCCCGCCGATCGAGACGCGGCGCTCCGTGCCGACATCCGCCGGCTGGGCACTCTCCTCGGAGAGACCCTGGTCCGTCAAGAGGGCGGGGAGCTGCTGGATCTCGTCGAGCACGTTCGGACGCTGAGCAAGACGCTGCGCACCGACGGGCGTGGGGCCGACCCCGGCGAGCTCGAGTCGCTCCTGGCCGAGGTGGACCTGCCCACCACGATCCGCTTGGTGCGGGCCTTCACCGCGTACTTCCACCTGGCCAACGTCGCGGAACAGACGCACCGGGTCGATGAGCTGACCGCCCGCACCGAGCACCGCGGCTGGCTGCAGGCCACCATCCGTCGGATCCAGGAGGCCGACCTCGACGACAAGCTCGTCGCTGACGTCGTCGCCCGCCTCGAGTTGCGTCCGGTGTTCACCGCGCATCCCACGGAGGCGTCACGTCGGTCGATCCTGACCAAGGTGCGTCGCGTCGCCGACCTGCTCACGGAGCGCAACGACCCGCGCGCCACGCCGCTCGACCACGACCGTATCGACCGTCGTCTGGCGGAGGTCATCGAGATGCTGTGGCAGACCGACGAGCTGCGCTTGGAGCGCCCCGACCCCGTCGACGAAGCGCGGGCGGTCATCTACTACTTCGACGAGCTGTTCAGTCACGTGGTCCCCGACCTGTTCGACGAGGTGTCCCACCAGCTGCTCAGGCTGGGGATCGAGCTGGAGCCCGATGCCGTCCCGATCCGGTTCGGGACATGGGTCGGTGGCGACCGCGACGGCAACCCCAACGTCACACCCGAGGTCACATCCGAGGTGCTGCGGGTCCAGGCTGATCACGCCGTCCGCAACCTGCTCTCCGCGGTGCAAGATCTCGCCACGGACCTGTCCACGTCGGTGCGGATCGCCGACGTCACCGACGAGTTGCGCGCCAGCCTGGCCGAGGACCGCGGGTACCTGCCGGAGGTCTACGACCGCTTCGTGCACCTCAACCGCGAGGAGCCCTACCGCCTGAAGTGCTCCTACATCCACCACCGGCTGACCAACACCCGCCAGCGGATCCTGGAACGGCGCGCTCCCGGCCGCGACGAGTACACCAACGCCGATCAGCTCCTGGCGGAGCTGCGGATCATGTACGACTCGCTCCTGGCCAACCGCGGGCAGCTGATCGCTCGCGGGTCGCTGGCCCGGCTGATGCGGATGGTGGCCGCCTTCCGCCTGAACCTGGCGATCATGGACGTGCGCGAGCACGCCGCCAAGCACCACGCCGCCGTGGCCAGCCTCTACGCCCGGTTGGGCCAGCCCTACGAGAGCCTCGATCCGCAGGCGCGCGGGGGGCTCCTGGCCGACGAGCTGCGCAGCCGCCGTCCCTTGGCCGCGCCCACGACCCGCCTCCCCGGGGAGCAGGGCCGGACGCTGGCGACCTTCACGACGATCCGCCGGGCCCTCGACGAGGGCGAGCCAGCGATCGAGTCGTACATCGTCTCGATGGTCGAGAGCGTCGGCGACCTGCTGGCCGCGGTGGTCCTGGCGCGCGAGGGGGGGCTGGTCGACCTCGACGCGGGCATCGCCCGCATCGGCTTCGTGCCGCTTCTGGAGACGCCCGAGTCCCTGGCCGCCGCCGGCGACCTGCTCGACGCGCTGCTGAGGATCGAGCCCTACCGGGAGCTGGTCCGGCTGCGTGGCGACCTGCAGGAGGTCATGCTCGGCTACTCCGACTCGTCCAAGCTCGGCGGCATCACCACGTCACGTTGGGAGCTGCACAAGGCGCAGCGGCGGCTGCGGGACGCTGCTGACCGTCACGGGGTGGCGCTCCGCATCTTCCACGGCCGGGGAGGGAGCGTCGGGCGCGGTGGCGGACCGACCAGCGAGGCGATCCTGGCGCAGCCGCCCGGCACCGTGGACGGACGCATCAAGATCACCGAGCAGGGCGAGGTCATCGCCGACAAGTACGGGCTGTCGGACCTCGCGCGCCGCAACCTCGAGGTGACCATGGCCGCGACGCTGGAAGGGTCGCTGCTGCACCGCGAGGCCCTCAACCCGCCGGAGGCGCTGCGTCGCTGGGACACCGCCATGGACGTGATCTCGCAGGCGGCCTACGACGCCTACCGGGCGCTGGTGGAGCTGCCCCGGTTCGCCGAGTACTTCCGCACCTCGACCCCGGTCGAAGAGCTCGCGGAGCTCAACATCGGCTCGCGGCCGGCGCGGCGGCGCGGCGGAACGGGGCTCGAGGAGCTGCGCGCCATCCCGTGGGTGTTCGGCTGGACGCAGTCGCGCCAGATCATCCCCGCGTGGTTCGGAGTGGGGTCGGGGTTGGCCGCCGCCCGTGCCGAGGGCCTGGACGCCACCATCGACGACATGCGGCGCGACTGGCAGTTCATGCGCATGTTCATCTCCGACGTGGAGATGACGCTGGTCAAGACCGACCTGGACGTCGCCCGTCGGTACGTCGAGCGGCTGGTCGACCCGGAGCTGCACCACATCTTCGAGCGGATCGTCGACGAGTACGAACGCACGGTGCGCCAGGTTCTGCTGACCACCGGCGAGGATGAGCTGCTGGCCGGCCATCCGGTCCTGCGCCGAACGCTCGACGTGCGCGACGCCTACCTCGACCCGCTCAGCTACCTGCAGGTCGCGCTGCTGGCCCGCTACCGCCGCGACGGCGAGCCCGACCCGCAGCTGCGACGCGCGTTGCTGCTGACCATGAACGGGATCGCCGCGGGGATGCGCAACACCGGCTGA
- a CDS encoding SIMPL domain-containing protein (The SIMPL domain is named for its presence in mouse protein SIMPL (signalling molecule that associates with mouse pelle-like kinase). Bacterial member BP26, from Brucella, was shown to assemble into a channel-like structure, while YggE from E. coli has been associated with resistance to oxidative stress.): protein MRPRIIMAATALVTVLAAACDGQGGSTGVAGAPAEVAAAQLGPNAAVIAEGVTVTGVGRITGRPDTLRATVGVEVERETVQEALDAANAAVDQVLSALGDHGVEEPDIQTTEFSVQPRVDHPRDGPPTVRGYAVTNLVDVKLRDLDRAGEVLQAAVEAAGDAARVHGMRFTLEDNDELLAAARDAAFGDARAKAEQYAQLAERDLGRLVGVSEQLGGDQPPPKHLLDRAQDAGAVPIRPGEQEVAVHVTAVWALE, encoded by the coding sequence GTGCGACCACGGATCATCATGGCAGCCACGGCACTGGTCACCGTGTTGGCGGCCGCGTGTGACGGCCAGGGCGGATCGACCGGCGTAGCCGGCGCCCCCGCCGAGGTGGCGGCGGCCCAACTCGGCCCGAACGCCGCGGTGATCGCCGAGGGCGTGACCGTGACCGGCGTCGGGCGCATCACCGGCCGCCCCGACACGTTGCGTGCCACGGTCGGCGTGGAGGTCGAACGCGAGACGGTCCAGGAGGCGCTCGATGCGGCCAACGCCGCGGTCGACCAGGTGCTGTCCGCGCTGGGCGACCACGGCGTCGAGGAGCCCGACATCCAGACGACCGAGTTCTCGGTGCAGCCGCGGGTGGATCATCCCCGCGACGGTCCCCCGACCGTCCGCGGGTACGCCGTGACCAACCTCGTCGATGTCAAGCTGCGCGACCTCGACCGCGCCGGCGAGGTTCTGCAAGCCGCGGTGGAGGCCGCCGGCGACGCCGCCCGCGTCCACGGGATGCGCTTCACGCTCGAGGACAACGACGAGCTGCTGGCCGCCGCCCGCGACGCCGCCTTCGGCGACGCACGCGCGAAGGCTGAGCAGTACGCGCAGCTCGCCGAACGCGACCTCGGGCGGCTGGTCGGCGTCTCCGAGCAGCTGGGCGGCGACCAACCACCGCCGAAGCACCTCCTTGACCGCGCCCAAGACGCAGGGGCGGTCCCGATCCGGCCCGGCGAGCAGGAGGTCGCCGTCCACGTCACCGCTGTGTGGGCGCTGGAGTGA
- a CDS encoding Rho termination factor N-terminal domain-containing protein produces MPGRQETIDTLLSRHGRLFAEDLAIEIERGTPGPLFQLLVASILFGARINTTIAAEATSAVFHVGWTTPAKLAHSTWKQRVDVLNSAGYPRYDDAAAVLGDAVGDLLANYGGDLRQLRQRAERVPARERQLLEEFNGLDDAGVEFFLREVQLVWDELFPFADRQALDVADELGVGRSVDDLRAVVDDDDLPRLCAGLIRARDVGDVDAIRAAYDAEDAHEVATLLQERKSDLYDRARALRISGRSKMDKQELAEAIARRH; encoded by the coding sequence ATGCCAGGCCGGCAGGAGACGATCGACACGCTCCTGTCCCGCCACGGGCGCTTGTTCGCCGAGGACCTGGCGATCGAGATCGAGCGCGGAACGCCCGGCCCGCTGTTCCAGCTCCTCGTCGCCTCGATCCTGTTCGGCGCCCGCATCAACACCACGATCGCGGCGGAGGCGACCAGCGCCGTCTTCCACGTCGGGTGGACCACACCCGCCAAGCTCGCGCACTCGACCTGGAAGCAGCGGGTGGATGTGCTCAACTCCGCTGGGTACCCGCGGTACGACGACGCAGCAGCGGTCCTCGGCGACGCGGTCGGGGACCTGCTCGCCAACTACGGCGGTGACCTCCGCCAGCTCCGCCAGCGGGCGGAACGCGTCCCTGCGCGCGAACGCCAGCTGCTAGAGGAGTTCAACGGGCTCGACGATGCGGGGGTGGAGTTCTTCCTCCGCGAGGTGCAGCTGGTGTGGGACGAGCTGTTCCCGTTCGCTGACCGGCAGGCACTGGACGTGGCTGACGAGCTCGGGGTCGGCCGGTCGGTCGATGATCTGCGCGCCGTCGTCGACGACGACGATCTTCCGCGGTTGTGCGCGGGCCTGATCCGCGCCCGCGACGTTGGCGACGTGGATGCGATCCGCGCCGCGTACGACGCGGAGGACGCCCATGAGGTCGCGACGCTGCTCCAGGAACGCAAGAGCGACCTGTACGATCGCGCCCGCGCTCTGCGCATCTCCGGCCGGTCGAAGATGGACAAGCAGGAACTCGCCGAGGCGATCGCTCGCCGACACTGA
- a CDS encoding metal-dependent hydrolase yields MDLRGVELTWLGHATFRFRTGDGTTVYIDPWLRDNPGCPPGERDPARIDAVFVTHGHFDHLGDTVTLGWRYRPQIYCVYETFLWLARQGVPHVNGLTHGGTVEGPGGVRGTLVRAVHSGGIQLPDDRVVYGGEPGGWVLEFPEGLRVYHAGDTMVFGDMRLIGELWRPHVALLPIGGFYVMDPRQAAHATRLLQVPTVIPMHYGHFPMFTGTPEEFRHQASDVDVEIVELHPGVPAR; encoded by the coding sequence GTGGACCTGCGCGGCGTCGAGCTGACCTGGCTGGGTCACGCCACGTTCCGGTTCCGCACCGGTGACGGCACCACCGTGTACATCGATCCCTGGCTGCGCGACAACCCCGGATGCCCGCCGGGTGAGCGCGACCCCGCCCGGATCGATGCGGTGTTCGTGACCCACGGCCACTTCGACCACCTCGGCGACACGGTGACGTTGGGCTGGCGCTACCGGCCACAGATCTACTGCGTGTACGAGACGTTCCTGTGGTTGGCCCGGCAAGGGGTGCCGCACGTCAACGGCCTGACACACGGCGGCACGGTCGAGGGCCCCGGTGGGGTGCGGGGCACGCTCGTGCGTGCCGTGCACTCCGGAGGGATCCAGCTCCCCGACGACCGGGTGGTCTACGGCGGCGAGCCCGGCGGGTGGGTGCTGGAGTTCCCCGAGGGTCTGCGCGTGTACCACGCCGGCGACACCATGGTGTTCGGTGACATGCGCCTGATCGGCGAACTGTGGCGCCCGCACGTCGCGCTCCTACCGATCGGCGGTTTCTACGTGATGGATCCACGCCAGGCCGCCCACGCCACGCGGCTCCTGCAGGTCCCGACGGTCATCCCGATGCACTACGGCCACTTCCCCATGTTCACCGGCACGCCCGAGGAGTTCCGCCACCAGGCCAGCGACGTCGACGTCGAGATCGTCGAACTTCACCCCGGCGTGCCGGCGCGGTGA
- a CDS encoding cell wall-binding repeat-containing protein — protein sequence MLGAATQPTPTALAHDPHRRALAAADNIDAAIELTRLAFAVGSAPEVLLGRDDLFSDSLAAGSATGRPIVLTRRDVLDRRTAAELERLSAEQVTILGGTAAIGAPVEAELIARGYTVRRIGGATRIQTAVGVAHHYHPDAADVPVVIARAAGDGTQAFADALGGSALAHHLAAPILLTPSQDLHDDVAAYLVSAGARDAIVAGGTAAVSAGVEDELRALGVTVRRAAGRTRTATAVEQNGRRGFSAAADARSVLLIDGYHPDAWVSGFAAGAWAASQNVAIVLANGADLDGDTARFLADALHTDVICAAHVVTRACAAGERAMHLPAFARTGGVALRLPSPAVDVIGFHESNHDGAQQLDVVSTGAPTVTLPSRDRGTASRSAADVVSHPDVAIRAPVTGRVLRAGTYVLYCRYYDDFAVIEPDDHPGWEVKVLHIDGVKVERGDRVTAASTVLADRPTRLPFASQIDEHSTHDWPHVHLEVVDPSIPDRPGEGC from the coding sequence GTGTTGGGAGCTGCGACGCAGCCAACCCCGACCGCCCTGGCGCACGACCCGCACAGGCGGGCGCTGGCCGCCGCAGACAACATCGACGCGGCGATCGAACTCACCCGGCTGGCGTTCGCGGTGGGGAGCGCGCCGGAGGTCCTGCTCGGCCGCGACGACCTGTTCAGCGACAGCCTCGCGGCTGGGTCCGCCACCGGCCGCCCGATCGTGCTCACCCGACGCGATGTCCTGGATCGGCGCACCGCCGCCGAACTCGAACGCCTCAGCGCCGAACAGGTCACCATCCTGGGTGGCACGGCTGCGATCGGCGCACCGGTCGAGGCGGAGCTGATCGCACGCGGGTACACCGTCCGCCGGATCGGGGGCGCCACCCGCATCCAGACGGCGGTGGGCGTCGCGCACCACTACCACCCGGACGCGGCTGACGTCCCGGTGGTGATCGCCCGCGCCGCCGGCGACGGCACGCAGGCCTTCGCCGACGCTCTGGGAGGCTCCGCGCTCGCACACCACCTGGCGGCCCCCATCCTGCTGACCCCGTCGCAGGATCTGCACGACGATGTGGCCGCCTACCTGGTCAGCGCCGGGGCCCGCGACGCGATCGTCGCGGGGGGGACCGCCGCGGTCTCGGCAGGCGTGGAGGACGAGCTCCGCGCGCTGGGGGTCACGGTTCGGCGCGCCGCCGGCCGCACCCGCACCGCCACAGCCGTCGAGCAGAATGGGCGACGGGGCTTCTCGGCCGCGGCCGACGCCCGCTCCGTGCTGCTCATCGATGGCTACCACCCGGACGCGTGGGTCTCGGGGTTCGCTGCCGGTGCGTGGGCGGCGTCCCAGAACGTCGCGATCGTGCTCGCCAACGGCGCCGACCTCGACGGCGACACCGCCCGGTTCCTGGCCGATGCGCTGCACACCGACGTGATCTGCGCCGCGCACGTGGTGACGCGCGCATGCGCGGCCGGGGAGCGCGCGATGCACCTGCCGGCCTTCGCCAGGACCGGTGGGGTCGCACTCCGCCTGCCGTCGCCGGCCGTGGACGTGATCGGGTTCCACGAGTCCAACCACGACGGGGCGCAGCAGCTCGATGTGGTCTCCACCGGCGCTCCGACGGTGACGCTGCCGAGCCGAGATCGCGGAACGGCGTCACGCTCCGCGGCCGATGTGGTGTCCCACCCCGACGTCGCGATCCGCGCACCGGTCACCGGGCGGGTGCTCCGCGCGGGGACATACGTGCTGTACTGCCGCTACTACGACGACTTCGCGGTGATCGAACCCGACGACCACCCCGGGTGGGAGGTCAAGGTGCTGCACATCGACGGGGTCAAGGTCGAGCGCGGTGACCGCGTCACGGCAGCCTCGACGGTGTTAGCTGATCGCCCCACCCGGCTGCCGTTCGCGTCTCAGATCGACGAACACTCGACGCACGACTGGCCCCACGTCCACCTGGAGGTCGTCGACCCGTCGATCCCCGATCGTCCTGGCGAGGGCTGTTGA